Sequence from the Desulfovibrio sp. X2 genome:
CCGACGCGCCCTCGGACCCGCGCTTCCAGTACAAGGAGGCCGCCAAGGCGGAGAACATCGTCTCCGTGCTCGTCGTGCCCCTGCAGGTCGAAGGCGCCTCCATCGGCGTCATGCGCGTCTACTCCGACGTGCCCCGCACCTTCGACAAGGCGGAGGAGGAATTCCTCTGCGCCATCGCCTCGCTGAGCGCCCTGGCCATCGAGAACGCCCGCATCCACCAGGCCCTCAAGAAGGACTACGAAATGCTCACCTCGTTCGAATACCGGACGTTCGAGGACTAGGAGGACCG
This genomic interval carries:
- a CDS encoding GAF domain-containing protein is translated as MERYEAYFRSLYATARVVNSSLDPATVLATIAEKTIEAMSAKGCSIRLLDRSGKRLLPGTAKGLSQEYMRKGPVEVERSAVDKQALAGDIVHIADAPSDPRFQYKEAAKAENIVSVLVVPLQVEGASIGVMRVYSDVPRTFDKAEEEFLCAIASLSALAIENARIHQALKKDYEMLTSFEYRTFED